In one Lolium rigidum isolate FL_2022 chromosome 3, APGP_CSIRO_Lrig_0.1, whole genome shotgun sequence genomic region, the following are encoded:
- the LOC124695217 gene encoding polygalacturonase ADPG1-like, which translates to MASRKVVLAVLFLLLLFIFPAIAFAFTGGMHTESVHRRLGERSVKADTLSHRPVQRHRKLGQETKPPQDAEFNVVGYGAVGDGKTDDTPAFQKAWAAACSSSKPATMLVPKEKEFLVKQTTFSGQCKSSVRFKLDGTLVAPGRSSWPKENMNKWIMFNNVDKLTVSGKGTMDGKGEVWWKNSCRIDKNLKCTEAPTALLLSKCNHLKVENIKLLNSQQMHMSVEDCKDVVLKHITIVAPGDSPNTDGIHIARTKDIQVMDCNIKTGDDCMSIETGTENLYASKITCGPGHGISVGSLGDKNSEARVSNITINKAHLIGTTNGARIKSWQGGKGYAKDITFEDIIMDKVKNPIIIDQNYCYMDDPLQPKACKKQTSAVELSNIQFKNIKGTSGTKEAIKLDCSDTIPCHDLVMQDVKLTFSGKGKGATSTCKNAKLKKSDNVIPKTC; encoded by the coding sequence ATGGCATCTCGCAAGGTCGTCCTGGCAGTGCTTTTCCTGCTTTTATTGTTCATCTTCCCGGCAATTGCCTTTGCATTTACAGGCGGCATGCATACAGAGTCCGTGCACCGCAGACTGGGAGAGAGGAGCGTCAAGGCCGACACGCTAAGCCACAGACCTGTCCAGCGACATCGCAAACTTGGTCAAGAGACCAAGCCTCCTCAGGACGCCGAGTTCAACGTGGTAGGCTATGGAGCCGTTGGCGATGGCAAAACTGATGACACCCCGGCGTTTCAGAAAGCTTGGGCCGCGGCCTGCTCATCGTCTAAGCCAGCCACCATGTTGGTTCCGAAGGAGAAGGAATTTCTCGTCAAGCAGACCACCTTCTCGGGGCAGTGCAAGTCGAGCGTCAGATTCAAGCTCGACGGAACGTTGGTAGCACCCGGACGATCATCTTGGCCGAAGGAGAACATGAATAAGTGGATTATGTTTAACAACGTTGATAAGCTAACCGTGTCGGGCAAAGGGACTATGGACGGGAAAGGCGAAGTATGGTGGAAGAACTCGTGCCGAATCGACAAGAACCTCAAGTGCACAGAGGCCCCCACGGCGTTGTTGCTCAGCAAGTGCAATCACTTGAAGGTAGAAAATATCAAGCTCTTAAACAGCCAGCAAATGCATATGTCCGTCGAAGATTGCAAGGACGTAGTTCTAAAGCATATCACGATCGTTGCGCCCGGAGACAGCCCTAATACCGATGGCATCCACATTGCCCGCACGAAGGATATACAAGTCATGGATTGCAACATTAAAACTGGAGACGATTGCATGTCTATCGAGACCGGAACCGAGAACTTGTACGCCTCAAAGATAACATGCGGCCCGGGTCACGGAATCAGCGTCGGAAGCTTAGGTGACAAAAATTCTGAAGCTCGTGTTTCCAACATAACTATCAACAAAGCACATCTTATTGGCACGACGAATGGTGCACGCATAAAGTCGTGGCAAGGAGGAAAGGGATATGCCAAGGACATCACATTTGAGGATATCATCATGGACAAGGTCAAGAATCCAATAATCATTGACCAAAATTATTGCTATATGGATGATCCTTTGCAGCCCAAGGCATGCAAGAAACAAACTTCGGCGGTGGAGCTAAGTAATATCCAGTTCAAGAATATAAAAGGCACGAGTGGAACAAAAGAGGCTATCAAGCTAGACTGCAGCGACACCATCCCATGCCATGATCTAGTGATGCAGGATGTAAAACTTACTTTCAGCGGGAAAGGCAAAGGTGCTACAAGTACATGCAAGAACGCTAAGCTAAAGAAATCGGACAATGTCATTCCAAAAACATGCTGA